From Oryza sativa Japonica Group chromosome 4, ASM3414082v1, one genomic window encodes:
- the LOC4335391 gene encoding L-type lectin-domain containing receptor kinase IX.1: MAVLLNPSSSSSSKATPRPPQQQQLLLLLLHLLLVAVPATSLTFSYDADSFVSEDFRQEDDAMVTAGRIELLGEEFAARARGRALYKRPVQLWDGATGEEASFAASFNFTIRSVAGRGNALAGHGMTFFLAPFMPDMPQECYEGCLGLFDQSLTRNTASATMGNASGAASFVAVEFDTHMDGWDPSGRHVGVDINNVDSRRGNYVVLPEDSLVDAGVMSATVSYDSGARRLDVALAIGGGAATATYNLSAAVHLRSVLPEQVAVGFSAATGDQFASNHTVLSFTFSSTLPTRTTNPPPPSTSSAKTAHLSAAVAAAGIALLLLVLAITILIRRARKRRRRDDGVSYDDSLDDDDEEDMESGTGPRRIPYAQLAAATGGFAEIGKLGEGGSGSVYGGHVRELGRDVAIKVFTRGASMEGRKEYRSEVTVISRLRHRNLVQLMGWCHGRRRLLLVYELVRNGSLDGHLYSNKETLTWPLRYQIINGLASAVLYLHQEWDQCVVHGDIKPSNIMLDESFNAKLGDFGLARLIDHGMSLQTMTAVAGTPGYLDPECVITGKASTESDMYSFGIVLLEVASGRRPMVVTPRAAAATAGGGKDDDDGGGQVFRLVEWAWELYGRGDDDQSSLDAIADTRLGGAFDRWEMERVVGVGLWCAHPDPKARPAIRQAAEALQSRKFRMPVLPPRMPVAVYLQPFAASTMKYYGDSMTSVGSEVVGYSSTSLATATLSSSSSLPSAMANNDSLSPRE, translated from the exons ATGGCTGTCCTCCTAAACCCTTCGTCTTCCTCAAGCAGCAAAGcaacgccgcggccgccgcagcagcagcagctactaCTACTCTTGCTCCACTTGCTGCTCGTTGCCGTCCCCGCCACCTCTCTCACCTTCAGCTATGACGCGGACTCCTTCGTCTCCGAAGATTTCAGGCAGGAGGACGACGCCATGGTCACCGCCGGCCGGATCGAGCTGCTCGGTGAGGAGTTCGCGGCGCGGGCCAGGGGACGCGCGCTGTACAAGCGGCCGGTGCAGCTCTGGGACGGCGCCACCGGCGAGGAGGCCAGCTTCGCCGCGAGCTTCAACTTCACCATCCGGTCGGTGGCTGGCAGGGGCAACGCCCTCGCCGGCCACGGCATGACGTTCTTCCTCGCGCCGTTCATGCCCGACATGCCGCAGGAGTGCTACGAGGGATGCCTCGGCCTCTTCGACCAGAGCTTGACGAGGAACACGGCGAGCGCCACCATGGGCAACGCCTCAGGCGCCGccagcttcgtcgccgtcgagttCGACACGCACATGGACGGGTGGGACCCGAGCGGCCGGCACGTCGGCGTCGACATCAACAACGTCGACTCGCGCCGCGGGAACTACGTGGTCTTGCCGGAGGACAgcctcgtcgacgccggcgtGATGTCCGCCACGGTGTCCTACGacagcggcgcgaggcggctcGACGTCGCCctcgccatcggcggcggcgccgcaacCGCAACGTACAACCTCTCCGCGGCCGTCCACCTGCGAAGCGTGCTGCCGGAGCAGGTCGCCGTAGGCTTctcggcggccaccggcgaccaGTTCGCCAGCAACCACACCGTGCTCTCCTTCACCTTCAGCTCGACGCTGCCGACGAGGACGAccaacccgccgccgccatccaccTCGTCAGCCAAGACGGCTCATCtcagcgccgccgtggccgcagCCGGCATAGCACTGTTACTCCTCGTCCTCGCCATCACCATCCTCATTCGCCGAGCGAGGAAACGCCGCCGACGCGACGACGGCGTCTCCTACGACGActccctcgacgacgacgacgaggaggacatGGAGTCGGGCACGGGGCCACGGCGAATCCCGTACGcgcagctggcggcggcgacgggcgggttCGCGGAGATCGGCAAGCTCGGGGAGGGTGGGTCGGGGTCTGTGTACGGCGGGCACGTGAGGGAGCTCGGGCGGGACGTGGCGATCAAGGTGTTCACCCGGGGGGCGTCCATGGAAGGGAGGAAGGAGTACAGGTCGGAGGTGACGGTGATCAGCCGGCTGCGGCACCGGAACCTGGTGCAGCTGATGGGGTggtgccatggccgccgccggctgctgctgGTGTACGAGCTGGTGCGCAACGGCAGCCTCGACGGCCACCTCTACAGCAACAAGGAGACCTTGACCTGGCCGCTCAG GTACCAGATTATTAATGGACTAGCCTCCGCGGTGCTGTACCTCCACCAGGAATGGGATCAGTGCGTCGTCCATGGCGACATCAAGCCCAGCAACATCATGCTCGACGAATCCTTCAACGCCAAGCTCGGCGACTTCGGCCTCGCGCGCCTCATCGACCACGGCATGAGCCTCCAGACCATGACCGCCGTTGCCGGCACGCCGGGCTACCTCGACCCGGAGTGCGTCATCACCGGCAAGGCCTCCACCGAGTCCGACATGTACAGCTTCGGCATCGTCCTGCTCGAGGTGGCAAGCGGGAGGCGACCAATGGTAGTGACACCTcgtgcagccgctgccaccGCGGGTGGTgggaaggacgacgacgacggcggcggacaggTGTTCCGCCTGGTGGAGTGGGCGTGGGAGCTCTACGGCCGGGGTGATGATGATCAGTCGTCGCTCGACGCCATCGCCGACACACGGCTCGGCGGCGCGTTCGACCGGTGGGAGATGGAGCGTGTGGTGGGCGTCGGGCTGTGGTGCGCGCACCCCGACCCGAAGGCGCGGCCGGCGATCaggcaggcggcggaggcgttgcAGTCGAGGAAGTTCAGGATGCCGGTGCTGCCGCCGAGGATGCCGGTGGCAGTGTACCTGCAGCCGTTCGCGGCTTCCACCATGAAGTACTACGGCGACAGCATGACCTCCGTTGGGTCGGAGGTTGTTGGTTACTCGTCGACCAGCCTTGCGACGGCGACGCTGTCGTCCAGCTCTAGCTTGCCATCGGCCATGGCTAACAATGACAGCTTGAGCCCAAGAGAATGA
- the LOC107278497 gene encoding uncharacterized protein — translation MTMGEMEAAIAALPAKKEALQENGWPQGILQFTHGAASASAVAVSASSCPVKKTQCPCSFAIATSISFSTSTHFTPQLSSSPVISAQLSSERERESCRCELITRKQRLFSDYSYISETTRFRINQQRQAPRKPPRPERTTMMAMAMAEDGSASWFQYSEEMLLPMPPTPFCTTPAVAAVCALWPRVPRT, via the exons ATGACGATGGGGGAGATGgaggccgccatcgccgccctccccgcgaAGAAGGAGGCGCTGCAGGAGAATGGCTGGCCGCAGGGAATCCTCCAGTTCACCCACGgcgctgcttctgcttctgctgttgctgtttctGCATCATCTTGCCCTGTTAAAAAGACACAGTGCCCTTGTTCTTTCGCAATTGCAACTAGCATCTCCTTCTCTACTTCTACTCACTTCACACCTCAGCTCAGCTCATCTCCTGTCatctcagctcagctcagctcagagagagagagagagagctgcagGTGTGAGCTGATCACCAGGAAGCAGAGGCTTTTTTCAGATTACAGTTATATATCTGAAACAACCAGATTCAGAATCAATCAGCAAAG ACAGGCGCCGCGGAAGCCACCGAGGCCGGAAAGGACGACgatgatggcgatggcgatggcggaggATGGGTCGGCGTCGTGGTTTCAGTACTCAGAGGAGATGCTCCTGCCGATGCCGCCGACGCCCTTCTGCACAACGCCGGCAGTCGCCGCCGTCTGCGCTCTATGGCCCCGCGTGCCGCGGACCTGA